DNA from Algisphaera agarilytica:
CCGCAGCTTTCAGCTCCAAGCATGGACCAATCAGACTCTCCGCGGTCTCAAGTATTGGGACATGGAGACGTTCGCCAACTTCTCTCTGCTCGCCTTCGGCGGTGGCCTGTCGTACGCAGCCCTCGTGGCTGTGCGGGCTTCGTCGCAGGAAGACCCGGCGGAGTACCTCGCGGAGCATCTAACGCCTCAGCGGATGGCTATGGGGGCGTTCGCCCGTAGTGGCTTCTCCTCCATCATCCCGACGGTGGCCGACACGGCGGGCGACATGTTCCTCAACTTCCAGTTCTTCTCCAACACACGAACCAGCGGACTGCGACAGAACGCCATCATGGGCATACCCACGGTGGACCTGCTCGCGGAGAAGCTACCGGGAGCCATTGGAGCGGTCGCCTCGCCCATCAGGCCAGACTACAACCTGTCGAGTGAGGACGTCCGCAACTTCCGCTCTCTGATCCCGCTGCAAAACCTCATCGGCATCGACCACACCTTCAGGTCTATCGAAGGCCAACTGCCTAAGCGTTCGCAGAAGGCCGACGCCAAGAACAGTCTCGACGCTCTACTCAACGAAGAGTGAGCTAACACCACACAACACAACGCGACTAGCAGGGCCACTCCTTGGGCATCACCGCCTGGGGTTTGGCCCTGCTTTTGTTGCGCAGGAACACACCTCAATGACCCGAAACACCCAGCCAGATAGCTGGCTCGACAGTTACGAAGACCAAGACAACGAGCGGCACAAGAACACCGCCAACTCACCCACTACCGCGGGCAGCCTCACCCCTCTACTCGTGAACACAGCAGAAGCCGCCCGACTCCTCGGAGGCATCAACCCAAAGACCCTCCAGAAGTGGCGGGATAACGGCCATCTCGACGGGGCATGGTTCCGGATCGACGGCCCCATCCTCTACTGCGTGGACGCACTCAAGGAGGCGGTGAGGCGGCTATGTGAAGCCTCAGCCTTGACAGCGCGCTCCGATCCATCACACTAACCCCACCGGGAAACTCTTATGGCAAGTCTCTACACCGAGCACAACCGCCGCACGATTCAGATAAACAACCTGCCGCAGCGTCCCAAACTGCGGCTAGGACACATCCGTCTACGCCAAGCTCAGTCAATCCTGACGATGGTTGAAGCGTTGGTCGCCTCTCACGTCGCAGGCCTTCCCGTCGGAGACGACGTCGGCCGGTGGCTCGATACCATCGACGGCACACTCAAGGATCAACTGGCCGCAATCGGCCTGATTGACAAACCAAAGGCAGGCAGGCTCGGCAAGCTCACCGAGTTCTACATCACGCGGAAAGAGGAAGCCAAGTGCAAGGCGGGTACGCTCACACGGCTGCGACAATCCGCGAAGGACGCTATCAGCTTCTTTGGGTACGACCGCAGAGTGCACACCATCACGGAGGCGCACTGCGAGGACTTCCGGCACTACCTCCTGCACAAACGGACACCTAAGACTCTCAGCGAGGCTACAACCCGCAAGCGTTGCGGTGATATCCGTGCGATGTTCACTAGCGCGATCAAGGCAGGCGTGTTACGCTCCAACCCGATGCAAGCCGTGCCCACTGCAAACATCAGCACCACCCAACGCCAATTCATCTCCGAGGCCGACGCGGTCAAGGTGATGGAGCAGTTCCCTAACGCTCAATGGCGGCTTCTGTTCGCCTTAGCTCGCTGGGGCGGACTACGAGTCCCGAGCGAACCCCAGGCATTGACTTGGGCGGATATCAATTTCGACGACAACCGGATGACCGTCCACAGCCCCAAGACAGAGGGCTACGTGGGCAAAGAGTCACGGATTGTCCCGATCTTCCCGGAGATACTCGGCCCGCTCCAAGACGTGTTCGATCAGGCAGAAGTGGGCGAGGTGTTCGTACTCCCGATGCTTCAGGACCGAACCGGAGCCGCACTGCGGAAACCAATGGAGAAGGCTGTCAAAGCCGCAGGCCTACAACAGTGGCCGCGGATGTGGCACAACCTGCGGGCCACTCGGCAGACCGAGCTTGAGGACAACTTCCCCACCCACGTAGTTTGCTCGTGGATCGGCAACAGTCCCGGCATCGCCCAACAGCACTACCTACAGACCACTGAGGACCACTTCGCGGCAGCGATTCGCTCCCCAGAACCCGTGGTGCAGTCAGGTCTAGTCTTTGGTGCAGAATCCGGTGCAGTAGACGACGGAAACGGAGAGAAATGCTCCGTAATCTGCACCACTCCTACCAATGAAAAAGCGGAAAACCTTGATATAGAAGGCTTTCCGCAAGTATCAAGTGACCCCTACGGGATTCGAACCCGTGTTGCCTGGATGAAAACCAGGTGTCCTAGACCAGACTAGACGAAGGGGCCAACCGAAGTCGGTCCGACATTCTAGCGATCCTCGCAAACTCGGCAACCCGAAGGCAGGAAATCATTTATTCAGATGCCGACCCTAGTTCTTCGGGGCTCTGCAGGCGGGGGCGAGGAGCGGGCCGGGGCTTGGCTTAGTGCTTTGCCGGGCGGGGCTTAGTGAAGGCGAGCGGTACGGCGGGTGCCGTTTATCGGACACCCCGGGCGTGATTTGCAGGGGATGCGAACTTTGGCCGCGCCCATGCGTTCTATAGGTTGCAGGCCGCTGCGTGGCGGTTTGGGGCGTTTGATCGAGATGGATGAGACCTCAGGCCATGCCCGAGCCCGAGTTAAAGTTCAATCTGGAGGGGCTTGGCGGGTCTCCTGTGATAAACTACAGAACGCCTTGAATTGCGTTCAAGGCGGCTTCTGAATCACCCGCTTCTCCGACGCAGCCCCCGGCCCGTGGCTGCGTAACACAAGGGCCTGCGGCCTCCGCCGCGCCGCCCGCGCCGTCGCCCGGGGGGACCCGACGCACCAGGACGTAACCTTGCTGACTTTGATCCAGTTCAATCCCGACGAGCGAACCAAGCCGCAAACGTTCCATCTCTCGGCGGATCAGCCCCACGTCATCGGCCGACGCAACGGCGAGGTCCAACTGCTCGACACCCGCATCTCTCGCCAGCACGCCGAGGTCTCGGTCCAGAACGGGACCTGGGTCATCCGCGACCTGAATTCCTCGAACGGCACGTGGGTCAACGGCGACCGCGTCGAAGGCCTGTGCGAACTCGAAGAAGGCGATCGCCTGGTGGTCGGGCGGGTCACCCTGATCGTCGGCCACGTCGCGGTCGATGAGACCGAGGTGGGCATCACCATGCCCGCCCCGCCGACCGAATCGGAAACCGAAGCGCCCGCTCTTCCGGAACCCGAGGCCGAGCCCACGCTCGAGGCGGATGCGCCCGAGGGCCTGGACCTTGAGGCAGACATCGAGCTCGAGCCGATCGACTTCGATGGCGTGATCGATGAGGAACCACCCCAGGAACCAAGCGAACCCGACGCCTCTGCCGATGAAGTGCTGGCGGTGTCCCCGGAGTCGGACGAGGTTTCGTCGCCGACCCAAGACGAGGCCGACCTGCTCGACCTGAGCAACGAGTCGGAAGAAGACGCGGGGTTGAGTGCTTCGTCACTGGGTCCGACGCTCGCCGCTCCGCCGGAGTCTGAGCTCGAAGCTGGGCTGGATGAACCGGGGGTGGAAGACGAGTACGCCGCGACGATGGACTTCGTCACGCCGACCACCCGCCCGAACTCGCCGCTGGACGACAGCGACGCGCCCTCCGAACTCCCGGAAGAGCAAGGCGCGGCTTCGGCGGATGACTCTGATGATGCGCCGCCGGTCGTCGGTCTCTCGCTGGACATGCCCGGCCCGTCGGATGAACCGGGAGACGACCGGGGCGATGAGGACCACGCTCTGGAGGAATCGCTGGAAGCTTCCTTGGAGCTGAGCGATCTACCCGGCGATGACGACGCCAACGACGACACGGCAGACCCGCAAGCCGCGGCAGACGACAAGCCCGCCGAGAAAACCCCGGCCTACGTCGAGGAACGGACGGGCCCGGATTGGGTCGAGTCCGAAGAGCAGCAGGAACTCTCGCCCGAGTGGTCGTCGAACCGCGGCTCGTCCGGCAAGAAGAAGGCGCTGATTGCATTGGTGCTGTTGGCGTTGGCTGGTGGCGGAGCGTATTGGGCGATCAACACCATGCAGTCGGACACGACGACCGCGGTTGTCTCGCCGGGCGATGGCTCGGCGGCTCCTGCGGGACCGGTGGCCCAAGCCCCGCCCACCCAAACCCAAGCCTCGACTCCGCCTACCCCCAAGCCGCAGACACCCGCCGTCGCGCCGCCTGTCGAAGTCGCCGAGGCCGACGAAACGCTCGACGTTCCCAAGTCCAACGCCTTCGGCCAGGCCCCGACCCTGACCACCCCCCCGCCGCAGATCACCCCGCCTAAGACAACGCCCACGCCGCCGGCCGTCGTC
Protein-coding regions in this window:
- a CDS encoding FHA domain-containing protein, producing MLTLIQFNPDERTKPQTFHLSADQPHVIGRRNGEVQLLDTRISRQHAEVSVQNGTWVIRDLNSSNGTWVNGDRVEGLCELEEGDRLVVGRVTLIVGHVAVDETEVGITMPAPPTESETEAPALPEPEAEPTLEADAPEGLDLEADIELEPIDFDGVIDEEPPQEPSEPDASADEVLAVSPESDEVSSPTQDEADLLDLSNESEEDAGLSASSLGPTLAAPPESELEAGLDEPGVEDEYAATMDFVTPTTRPNSPLDDSDAPSELPEEQGAASADDSDDAPPVVGLSLDMPGPSDEPGDDRGDEDHALEESLEASLELSDLPGDDDANDDTADPQAAADDKPAEKTPAYVEERTGPDWVESEEQQELSPEWSSNRGSSGKKKALIALVLLALAGGGAYWAINTMQSDTTTAVVSPGDGSAAPAGPVAQAPPTQTQASTPPTPKPQTPAVAPPVEVAEADETLDVPKSNAFGQAPTLTTPPPQITPPKTTPTPPAVVEAPTQVPAEEPAPTDTTVEATRVDTPEVPEPPAVPTETDTNSGAAVAALDPPAANDAQLTPVPTEPAEAETPPPPAIPVEAQRLVFVIDASGSMVDSMNQGALSWLEQRLALMSDHDQFAVLFFRDNEVIEVPPMGMKPGDSLSREHALAWVAPDAGHVRPRGKSEPLNALQQALQYGPTDLFILSDDKFGQRKAAAAIDVRDLESLLGDQKTLIHTVQFFYPSPEDRRLEAIAKRFGGTYEFVEEPPFDINPGDNLGVDLLGISR